One Catenulispora sp. GP43 genomic window carries:
- a CDS encoding IS701 family transposase has translation MHERFADSFLRSEPRQRALRYMWGLLAPLERKNGWTLAEEAGEAVPDGMQRLLNDSVWDADEVRDRLREYVVERLGDAEAVLVGDDTGFLKKGRESAGVQRQYSGTAGRTENCQIGTFLAYASRHGRTLIDRELYIPEHTWIA, from the coding sequence ATGCATGAGCGTTTTGCCGACTCGTTCCTGAGGTCGGAGCCCCGCCAGCGGGCCCTGCGTTACATGTGGGGCCTGTTGGCGCCGTTGGAGCGGAAGAACGGCTGGACTTTGGCCGAGGAAGCCGGCGAGGCAGTCCCGGATGGGATGCAGCGGCTGTTGAACGACTCGGTCTGGGACGCCGACGAGGTCCGGGACCGGCTGCGCGAGTATGTTGTGGAGCGGCTTGGTGATGCCGAGGCGGTGTTGGTGGGCGATGACACCGGGTTTTTGAAGAAGGGCCGTGAGTCGGCTGGGGTGCAGCGGCAGTACTCCGGCACTGCCGGGCGCACCGAGAATTGTCAGATCGGCACGTTCTTGGCCTACGCCTCCCGGCACGGCCGGACCCTGATCGATCGGGAGCTGTATATCCCGGAGCACACCTGGATCGCCGA